In Chloroflexaceae bacterium, one genomic interval encodes:
- a CDS encoding 2-oxo acid dehydrogenase subunit E2 translates to PAAPAPTLPGVEAMGRMRRAIARTMSESKPGVPHIYVTMDIEMDAALALREQLAASGVRISVNDLVIKAAAQALLKVPAVNSSYSLTPEGQPGVVRHQQVNVSVAVALDDGLVAPVVKDADRKSLSAISAEIRDMALRAREGKIKQHELEGATFQVSNMGMYGVSDFVSIITPPQAGSLAVGAVRKTPMVKDDQIVIGHVMTVTLSADHRVVDGAVAARYLQELKALIENPLRVLA, encoded by the coding sequence GCCGGCTGCGCCGGCGCCCACGCTCCCCGGCGTCGAAGCGATGGGACGCATGCGTCGGGCCATTGCCCGGACAATGAGCGAATCCAAGCCCGGCGTGCCGCACATCTACGTGACGATGGACATAGAGATGGACGCCGCCCTGGCCCTGCGCGAGCAGCTTGCCGCCAGCGGCGTCAGAATCTCGGTGAACGACCTGGTGATCAAGGCGGCGGCGCAGGCGCTCCTCAAAGTGCCCGCTGTGAACAGCAGTTACAGCCTCACCCCTGAGGGACAGCCGGGGGTCGTCCGCCATCAGCAGGTCAACGTCAGCGTTGCCGTGGCCCTCGACGACGGCCTGGTGGCGCCGGTGGTGAAGGACGCCGACAGGAAAAGCCTGAGCGCGATCAGCGCCGAGATCCGCGACATGGCCCTGCGGGCGCGCGAGGGCAAGATTAAGCAGCACGAACTCGAAGGCGCGACCTTCCAGGTCTCCAACATGGGCATGTACGGGGTGAGCGACTTTGTCTCAATCATCACCCCGCCGCAGGCCGGCTCGCTTGCCGTGGGCGCGGTGCGCAAGACGCCGATGGTGAAGGACGACCAGATCGTCATCGGGCATGTAATGACGGTGACGTTAAGCGCCGACCATCGGGTGGTGGATGGCGCGGTGGCGGCGCGTTACTTGCAGGAACTGAAGGCGCTGATCGAGAACCCGTTGCGCGTGCTGGCCTGA
- a CDS encoding putative DNA binding domain-containing protein: MSTPGEVRNGMRWFRADLHIHTPASEDYAEPEITYLDILQEAERRELDIIAFTDHNTVHGYEQFQRELDFLRALEQAGRLTAEEQARLIEYRRLLARITVLPGFEFTSHFGAHILGIFPPNRPISLIETTLLQLGVPAEHLKSGICGIANTRHVTEAYEIIARAGGLVIAPHVNGPNGVITETLRMGTSGQARIAVTQSPYLHALEFVNFYTDHEKFTSPGFYNGKTEHYERRMFCIQGSDAHRLRRLPDDDMQALHRHGIGDRYFEVLLPDPSFESLKALFASQDFDRVRVPKRDQKQWAVDAVRFGASSDRQVLRAPGDDAQVVELWKDVAALANAGGGVLVIGCEPGGKVVGVTRPDQVSETLRRSVAEQITPQPYLSFELMSYEGQDVMRVEVKAPDTPPYVGANGTIYVRRDGETALADRGEIIQLCRRALAEGASSPLDNGEELDLPRSGVEIVGAVKRGGVWLYEVRDLRTTAGVTRDRAQGLWAYAISRHEDLRDGRIDLHSQVRWKGRLGLWRAYRQGNRTKYDLVHRDANGVIDHIFFGVSDWGLSDSWAALLNERSGDVVEQEPQAFEQGDEAVMPALADDAPTEAALPEPATWGERRIRWRGRGGLVAVTRDAAGKVRFDLVMKDKDGSGQQSYPGVPAEKLTEAWLSLIRVPRPRTGIEVVSATRGEDGEWQYVFRNLRTGDVSGVPWRLQDIEPGTVREYAARMYQQDIPLDEDKVRWWGNLGYLRPMRSQVDLVYIDESGEPHFYYAARREELTGEWRELLELYGEM, from the coding sequence ATGAGCACGCCTGGTGAGGTGCGCAACGGAATGCGCTGGTTTCGCGCCGATCTGCACATTCATACGCCGGCTTCTGAGGATTACGCCGAACCGGAAATCACCTATCTCGATATTCTCCAGGAAGCGGAACGACGCGAGCTTGACATCATTGCCTTTACTGACCATAACACGGTTCACGGCTACGAACAGTTTCAGCGTGAGTTGGACTTTTTGCGCGCTCTCGAGCAGGCTGGCCGGCTGACGGCCGAGGAACAGGCCCGCCTCATCGAATACCGGCGCCTGCTGGCGCGCATCACGGTGCTGCCGGGGTTTGAGTTTACCTCGCACTTCGGCGCCCACATCCTCGGCATCTTCCCGCCTAACCGTCCGATCAGTCTGATTGAGACGACGCTGCTGCAACTGGGCGTTCCCGCTGAACATCTCAAGTCGGGCATCTGCGGCATCGCCAATACGCGCCATGTGACCGAAGCCTACGAGATCATCGCCCGCGCGGGCGGCCTGGTGATCGCCCCCCACGTTAATGGCCCCAACGGGGTGATCACCGAAACGCTGCGCATGGGGACCAGCGGCCAGGCGCGCATCGCCGTCACCCAGAGTCCCTACCTGCACGCCCTGGAGTTTGTGAACTTCTACACCGACCACGAGAAGTTCACCTCGCCAGGCTTTTACAACGGAAAGACCGAACACTACGAACGGCGCATGTTTTGCATCCAGGGCTCCGACGCCCACCGTCTGCGGCGCCTTCCCGACGACGATATGCAGGCTCTGCACCGCCACGGCATCGGCGATCGCTACTTCGAGGTGCTCCTGCCCGATCCTAGCTTCGAGTCCCTTAAGGCGCTCTTTGCCAGTCAGGACTTCGACCGGGTGCGGGTACCCAAGCGCGACCAGAAGCAGTGGGCCGTGGACGCGGTTCGTTTTGGCGCTTCTTCTGACCGGCAGGTGCTGCGCGCCCCCGGCGACGACGCGCAGGTCGTTGAGCTGTGGAAGGATGTGGCCGCTCTGGCCAATGCTGGCGGCGGGGTGCTGGTGATCGGCTGCGAGCCTGGCGGCAAGGTCGTCGGCGTCACGCGGCCCGACCAGGTCAGCGAGACGTTGCGCAGGAGCGTCGCCGAGCAGATTACTCCCCAGCCATACCTCTCCTTCGAATTGATGAGCTACGAAGGCCAGGATGTCATGCGCGTCGAGGTCAAGGCCCCCGATACCCCTCCGTATGTGGGCGCCAATGGCACGATCTATGTCCGCCGCGATGGCGAGACCGCCCTGGCCGACCGTGGCGAGATCATTCAACTCTGCCGCCGCGCCCTCGCCGAAGGCGCATCCTCGCCGTTGGATAATGGCGAGGAACTGGATCTGCCTCGCTCAGGCGTCGAGATCGTCGGCGCCGTCAAACGGGGCGGCGTCTGGCTCTACGAGGTGCGCGACCTGCGCACCACCGCCGGGGTTACTCGCGATCGCGCCCAGGGCCTGTGGGCCTACGCCATCAGCCGCCATGAGGATCTCCGCGATGGCCGGATTGACCTGCACAGCCAGGTGCGCTGGAAAGGGCGCCTGGGCCTCTGGCGCGCCTATCGCCAGGGCAATCGCACCAAGTACGATCTGGTCCATCGTGATGCCAACGGGGTGATTGACCACATCTTCTTTGGCGTGAGCGACTGGGGCCTCAGCGACTCGTGGGCGGCCCTGCTCAACGAACGCAGCGGCGACGTGGTTGAACAGGAGCCGCAGGCCTTTGAACAGGGCGATGAAGCGGTGATGCCCGCCCTCGCCGACGACGCGCCCACCGAAGCCGCGCTGCCCGAGCCGGCAACCTGGGGCGAGCGGCGCATCCGCTGGCGGGGCCGTGGCGGCCTGGTGGCGGTGACCCGCGACGCAGCGGGCAAGGTGCGCTTCGATCTGGTGATGAAGGATAAGGACGGCAGCGGCCAACAGTCCTATCCTGGCGTTCCCGCCGAGAAGCTCACCGAGGCCTGGTTGAGCCTTATCCGCGTGCCGCGCCCGCGCACCGGCATCGAAGTGGTCAGCGCGACCCGCGGCGAGGACGGCGAGTGGCAGTACGTCTTCCGCAACCTGCGCACCGGTGATGTCAGCGGCGTTCCCTGGCGCCTCCAGGATATCGAGCCAGGCACCGTGCGCGAGTACGCCGCCCGCATGTACCAGCAGGACATCCCCCTCGATGAGGACAAAGTGCGCTGGTGGGGCAACCTGGGCTACCTGCGGCCCATGCGCAGCCAGGTCGATCTGGTCTACATAGACGAGTCCGGCGAGCCGCACTTCTACTATGCCGCCCGCCGCGAAGAACTCACCGGGGAGTGGCGCGAGCTGCTCGAACTCTACGGCGAGATGTAA
- the selD gene encoding selenide, water dikinase SelD: MDERERVRLTRMADCAGUASKLGPEALANLLAALRLPASPHLLIGLEISDDAAVYQLDAHTALVQTVDFFPPIVDDPYTFGAIAAANALSDVYAMGGRPVLALAIAAFPEDLDAAIAAAILQGGADKVAEAGAVLAGGHTVVDREPKYGLCVTGLVAPARVTPTVGARPGDVLLLTKALGTGVITTAAKRGLVEAAHLEAAVASMLRLNRRAAELAAETGVRAATDVTGYGLLGHAAEMLRVGEVGLRIVADALPLLPGALEYARAGIAPGGLGRNRRYLEERGVVRYADAIDEALRLLLFDPQTSGGLLLAMPPERASEALRRFADASEPCWRIGEVIPGTGIEIG; the protein is encoded by the coding sequence ATGGACGAGCGTGAGCGGGTGCGGCTGACGCGCATGGCCGATTGCGCCGGCTGAGCCTCGAAACTGGGGCCGGAGGCCCTTGCCAACCTGCTGGCCGCGCTGCGGCTGCCTGCCAGTCCACACCTGCTGATCGGCCTGGAGATCAGCGATGACGCGGCCGTCTATCAACTGGACGCGCATACAGCGCTGGTCCAGACGGTGGACTTTTTTCCGCCAATCGTGGACGATCCCTACACCTTCGGCGCCATTGCCGCGGCCAATGCCCTCAGCGATGTGTATGCCATGGGTGGGCGGCCTGTGCTGGCCCTGGCCATCGCCGCCTTTCCCGAGGATCTTGACGCGGCGATTGCGGCGGCGATCCTCCAGGGCGGGGCCGACAAAGTGGCCGAGGCTGGCGCGGTGCTGGCCGGCGGGCATACCGTGGTGGACCGTGAGCCGAAGTATGGTCTTTGCGTGACCGGGCTGGTCGCTCCGGCACGGGTCACGCCCACGGTCGGGGCGCGGCCCGGCGACGTGTTGTTGCTCACCAAGGCCCTTGGTACCGGGGTGATCACCACGGCGGCCAAACGGGGCCTGGTCGAGGCAGCCCACCTGGAGGCGGCCGTCGCAAGCATGCTGCGCCTGAACCGCCGCGCCGCCGAACTGGCGGCAGAGACGGGCGTCCGCGCGGCTACAGACGTCACCGGCTACGGACTGCTGGGCCATGCCGCTGAGATGCTCCGCGTGGGCGAGGTGGGCCTGCGCATCGTCGCTGATGCGCTGCCGCTCCTGCCCGGCGCCCTGGAGTACGCCCGGGCCGGGATCGCGCCCGGCGGTCTGGGTCGCAACCGGCGCTACCTGGAGGAGCGCGGCGTCGTGCGCTATGCTGATGCGATTGACGAGGCTCTGCGCCTGCTGCTCTTCGATCCGCAGACCTCCGGCGGCCTGCTGCTGGCCATGCCCCCCGAGCGCGCCAGCGAGGCGCTGCGGCGCTTCGCCGACGCCAGCGAGCCCTGCTGGCGCATCGGCGAGGTGATCCCCGGCACAGGCATCGAGATAGGCTGA
- a CDS encoding sensor domain-containing diguanylate cyclase has product MILGLYKAWLDNLFDAVYVVDKDRRIVYWNKAAEEVTGYSESEVVGTKCSDNILCHVDLAGIELCKNGCPLHETICDGRKREAIVFLHHKEGHRVPVHIRISPIRNETDEIIGAVEIFSDRSKELYIIKELERHKRESMLDPLLEIGNRRYAEAMFQVRQLEFNITGKLFGVIFMDVDNFKSINDVYGHSVGDKVLLMVSHTVANFLRHFDTFIRWSGDEFLIYLSDVNAREDLWAFAERIRKMVQSSFITLGGMRLSVSVSLGATLIRKEDTMESVIERADSLMYMSKARGGNQCTIG; this is encoded by the coding sequence ATGATCCTGGGTTTGTACAAGGCGTGGTTGGATAACCTTTTTGACGCCGTTTATGTAGTAGATAAGGACAGGAGAATTGTCTACTGGAACAAAGCCGCAGAAGAAGTAACAGGATATTCAGAATCGGAAGTAGTTGGAACAAAGTGTTCCGACAATATTTTGTGTCACGTTGATCTGGCAGGAATCGAGTTATGCAAAAACGGCTGTCCATTGCATGAAACCATCTGCGATGGTCGGAAAAGAGAAGCTATTGTTTTTCTTCACCACAAGGAAGGGCATCGAGTGCCTGTTCATATTCGTATTTCGCCCATACGAAATGAAACCGATGAGATCATTGGCGCTGTCGAGATATTTTCCGACCGCTCCAAGGAGCTGTACATTATTAAAGAGTTGGAGCGGCACAAAAGGGAAAGCATGTTAGACCCCCTGCTGGAAATTGGCAATCGCCGGTATGCGGAAGCCATGTTTCAAGTCCGCCAATTAGAATTTAACATAACCGGCAAATTATTTGGCGTTATTTTTATGGATGTGGATAATTTCAAGTCCATTAACGATGTGTACGGTCATTCTGTAGGCGATAAGGTTCTGCTCATGGTAAGCCATACAGTAGCCAATTTCCTGCGCCACTTTGATACGTTTATTCGATGGAGCGGGGATGAATTTCTCATCTATCTATCAGACGTCAATGCAAGAGAAGATTTATGGGCATTTGCCGAGCGCATCAGAAAAATGGTGCAAAGTAGTTTTATTACTCTGGGCGGCATGAGATTGTCAGTCAGCGTATCGCTTGGCGCGACGCTGATCCGTAAAGAGGATACGATGGAAAGCGTTATAGAACGAGCCGATTCGTTGATGTACATGAGCAAGGCACGAGGCGGAAATCAATGTACAATCGGGTAG